One stretch of Campylobacter sp. CCS1377 DNA includes these proteins:
- a CDS encoding response regulator transcription factor produces the protein MKTNFKKLSLLIVEDEESIRETLIDALKPYFLKILIAQNGNEGLKKFKKFKPNLVLSDISMPIMNGLDMAKEIKSISKEVPIVIMSAFSEKDRLLKAIDVGVDKYLIKPVDIKELLQIFTLLADSKIEPSSIVVISKHYRFDKIKKILLKDNQEINLTKKEFAFIDLLTEQPGVLVSHESIKKNIWADECVSNAAIRTFIKRIRDKTDDKFIKNIPGLGYKISLDNLG, from the coding sequence ATGAAAACGAATTTTAAAAAATTAAGCTTATTAATCGTTGAGGATGAAGAAAGCATTAGAGAAACGCTGATTGATGCTTTAAAGCCATATTTTTTAAAAATTTTGATCGCACAAAATGGCAATGAGGGTTTAAAAAAATTTAAAAAATTTAAACCCAATTTGGTACTTTCGGATATTAGTATGCCTATTATGAACGGTTTGGATATGGCAAAAGAAATCAAAAGCATTTCAAAAGAAGTGCCTATTGTTATTATGTCAGCTTTTTCTGAGAAGGATAGGCTTTTAAAAGCTATTGATGTTGGTGTAGATAAATACCTAATAAAACCCGTAGATATTAAGGAATTGTTACAAATTTTTACATTATTAGCGGATAGCAAAATAGAACCTTCTAGTATTGTGGTTATTTCCAAGCATTATCGTTTTGATAAAATTAAAAAAATTCTATTAAAAGACAATCAAGAGATTAATTTAACAAAAAAAGAATTTGCCTTTATTGATTTACTTACCGAGCAGCCTGGAGTTTTAGTGTCTCATGAGAGTATTAAAAAAAATATTTGGGCAGATGAGTGTGTGAGTAATGCGGCAATTAGAACTTTTATAAAACGAATTCGTGATAAAACAGATGATAAATTTATTAAAAATATTCCAGGTTTGGGCTATAAGATTAGTCTTGATAATTTAGGATAA
- a CDS encoding MotE family protein: protein MIKKFCVFLALCGVILGANEQECQLYFEAKKAELAAQIKEFDEAKQALEAYRASFEALQKEKSDYLLNKEKELNATLAQIQSLKDENQRLLAQQEQILKSINEKTTGRIKEIYSQMKDAAIADVLSQMDNEEASKIMFSLEPRKISGVLSKMDPKKAGELTLVLKNFEDEAKDKNITSP, encoded by the coding sequence ATGATTAAAAAATTTTGTGTTTTTTTAGCGTTGTGCGGGGTAATTTTAGGGGCAAATGAACAAGAATGTCAATTATATTTTGAAGCTAAAAAAGCTGAACTTGCAGCACAAATAAAAGAATTTGATGAAGCAAAACAGGCTTTAGAAGCTTATAGGGCATCTTTTGAAGCTTTGCAAAAAGAAAAGTCGGATTATTTGTTAAATAAAGAAAAAGAATTAAATGCTACTTTAGCTCAGATACAAAGCTTAAAAGATGAAAATCAAAGATTATTAGCTCAACAAGAACAAATTTTAAAATCTATCAATGAAAAAACCACAGGGCGCATTAAAGAAATTTATTCTCAGATGAAAGATGCAGCTATCGCAGATGTATTAAGTCAAATGGATAATGAAGAGGCTTCAAAAATTATGTTTTCTTTAGAACCACGAAAAATTTCAGGTGTGCTTTCAAAAATGGATCCTAAAAAGGCTGGAGAATTAACTTTAGTGCTTAAAAATTTTGAAGATGAGGCAAAAGATAAGAATATAACTTCGCCTTGA
- a CDS encoding adenylosuccinate synthase: MSKADIVVGIQWGDEGKGKVVDKLCENYDFVCRSAGGHNAGHTIWVNGIRYALHLMPSGVLHPRCINVIGNGVVVSPEVLIAEMAQFENLKGRLYISDRAHLNLAHHSLIDIAKEKLKGDKAIGTTGKGIGPSYADKINRVGHRVGELLEPERLCENLFKDFEENKILFSILEIDIPEYESLLKDLKRFSEILSPYITDTTRMLWKALDEDKRILLEGAQGSMLDIDHGTYPYVTSSNTISAGALTGLGLNPKEIGEVIGIVKAYTTRVGNGAFPTEDKGEYGEKIAQIGKEIGVSTGRKRRCGWYDAVAVKYTARLNGLDSLSLMKLDVLDGFEKVKICRAYEYKGEEITYIPSDLENAKPIYEEMDGWDKVFGIRDYDLLPENAKKYIKRLEELSGVKVKYISTSPERDDTIVL, encoded by the coding sequence ATGAGTAAAGCAGATATTGTCGTCGGAATTCAATGGGGTGATGAAGGCAAAGGTAAAGTTGTAGATAAATTATGTGAAAATTATGATTTTGTATGTCGTAGTGCGGGTGGGCATAATGCAGGGCATACTATTTGGGTAAATGGAATTCGTTACGCACTTCACTTAATGCCAAGCGGGGTTTTGCATCCAAGATGTATAAATGTTATAGGTAATGGCGTTGTGGTATCACCTGAAGTTTTGATTGCCGAAATGGCACAATTTGAGAATTTAAAAGGAAGATTATATATCAGCGATAGAGCGCATTTAAATTTGGCGCATCATTCTTTAATAGACATTGCAAAAGAAAAATTAAAAGGCGATAAAGCCATTGGTACAACAGGTAAGGGTATAGGACCTTCTTATGCTGATAAAATTAATCGCGTAGGACACAGAGTGGGTGAGCTTTTAGAGCCTGAGAGATTATGCGAGAATTTATTTAAAGATTTTGAAGAAAATAAAATTTTATTTTCTATTTTGGAGATTGATATTCCTGAATACGAAAGCTTATTGAAAGATTTAAAGCGTTTTAGTGAAATTTTAAGTCCTTATATTACAGATACCACAAGAATGCTATGGAAAGCTTTGGATGAAGATAAGAGAATTTTACTTGAAGGCGCACAAGGTTCTATGCTAGATATTGATCATGGGACTTATCCTTATGTTACAAGTTCTAATACTATTTCAGCTGGAGCTTTAACAGGGCTTGGATTAAATCCTAAGGAAATTGGTGAAGTAATAGGCATAGTAAAAGCTTATACGACCCGCGTAGGCAATGGTGCTTTTCCAACGGAAGATAAAGGCGAGTATGGCGAAAAAATTGCACAGATTGGCAAAGAAATTGGTGTAAGTACTGGTAGAAAAAGGCGTTGTGGTTGGTATGATGCCGTAGCGGTGAAATATACTGCAAGACTTAACGGACTTGATAGCTTGTCTTTAATGAAACTCGATGTTTTGGATGGCTTTGAGAAAGTGAAAATTTGCCGTGCTTATGAATACAAAGGAGAAGAAATTACTTATATACCAAGTGATTTGGAAAATGCAAAGCCAATTTATGAAGAAATGGATGGGTGGGACAAAGTTTTTGGTATAAGAGATTATGATTTGTTGCCTGAAAATGCAAAGAAATATATCAAGCGTTTAGAAGAGTTAAGTGGCGTAAAAGTCAAATATATTTCTACAAGCCCTGAAAGAGATGATACTATTGTTTTATGA
- the carA gene encoding glutamine-hydrolyzing carbamoyl-phosphate synthase small subunit, with the protein MKVFIYLENDIFLSADAFGEEGTFFGELVFNTSLTGYQEIISDPSYAGQFIVFSMPEIGIVGTNDDDNESKEVFASGVLMRELNDNFSNFRAKESLSTYLKKHQKIGVYNIDTRFLVKMIRDCGNLRAVISTEISSKEELKERLLKSAKIDEVNYVAKVSTKKSYIHKQSVWDEKSQNYASVKKSAKKVAVIDYGVKRNILNELVNVGFEVEVFPYNTKADLLISLYKEGKIHGVFLSNGPGEPRILKQEIAEIKKLAQAKIPMLGICLGHQLLSNAFGYETYKMKFGQHGANHPVLNQITKQVEITAQNHNYNVPEELCEVALITHRNLFGDNVEGVKYKDYPIISVQHHPESSSGPHESKYIFKEFMALL; encoded by the coding sequence ATGAAAGTTTTCATTTACTTAGAAAATGACATTTTTCTTAGTGCTGATGCATTTGGAGAAGAAGGAACTTTTTTTGGTGAATTGGTTTTTAATACTTCATTAACTGGTTATCAAGAAATCATTTCAGATCCTTCTTATGCTGGACAATTTATTGTTTTTTCTATGCCAGAAATTGGCATTGTAGGGACAAATGATGATGACAATGAAAGCAAGGAAGTTTTTGCAAGCGGCGTTTTGATGCGTGAATTAAATGATAATTTTTCAAATTTTAGAGCCAAAGAAAGTTTAAGCACTTATCTTAAAAAGCACCAAAAAATAGGGGTTTATAATATTGATACAAGGTTTTTAGTCAAAATGATAAGAGATTGTGGAAATTTAAGAGCGGTTATTTCTACTGAAATTTCAAGCAAAGAAGAATTAAAAGAAAGATTATTAAAGAGTGCGAAAATTGATGAGGTTAATTATGTTGCAAAAGTAAGTACTAAAAAGTCTTATATCCACAAACAAAGCGTTTGGGACGAAAAAAGTCAAAATTACGCAAGTGTTAAAAAAAGTGCTAAAAAAGTTGCCGTGATAGATTATGGTGTGAAGAGAAATATTTTAAATGAATTAGTAAATGTAGGCTTTGAAGTTGAAGTTTTTCCTTATAATACCAAAGCAGATTTATTAATTTCATTATACAAAGAAGGAAAAATTCACGGTGTTTTTCTTTCTAATGGTCCAGGAGAGCCAAGAATTTTAAAACAAGAAATTGCAGAGATTAAGAAATTAGCTCAAGCTAAAATTCCTATGCTGGGAATTTGTTTAGGCCATCAGCTTTTAAGCAATGCCTTTGGTTATGAAACTTATAAAATGAAATTTGGTCAACATGGAGCCAATCATCCTGTTTTGAACCAGATTACAAAACAAGTTGAAATCACAGCACAAAATCATAATTATAATGTCCCAGAGGAGCTTTGCGAAGTGGCTTTAATCACTCATAGAAATTTATTTGGTGATAATGTTGAAGGGGTTAAATATAAAGACTATCCTATTATTTCAGTACAGCATCATCCAGAAAGCTCATCAGGTCCTCATGAAAGCAAATATATTTTTAAGGAATTCATGGCTTTATTATGA
- the ccoO gene encoding cytochrome-c oxidase, cbb3-type subunit II, translating to MFSWLEKNPFFFAVAVFVVIAYAGIVEVLPDFANNARPLESKKPYTVLQLAGRQVYIKDSCNACHSQLIRPFKSETDRYGMYSVSGEFAYDRPFLWGSKRTGPDLARVGNYRTADWHENHMWDPTSVVPASVMPAYKHMFSNNADIKTAYAEALTVKKVFNVPYDVEGQTKLGTWEEASEEVKAEAQAIVDQMKNQEVKDAFARGEIKEIVALIAYLNSLK from the coding sequence ATGTTTAGTTGGTTAGAAAAAAATCCATTCTTTTTCGCGGTAGCAGTTTTTGTTGTGATTGCTTATGCAGGTATTGTTGAAGTTTTGCCAGATTTTGCAAATAATGCAAGACCGCTTGAAAGTAAAAAGCCTTATACTGTTTTACAGCTTGCGGGACGCCAAGTTTATATTAAAGATAGTTGCAATGCTTGTCATTCTCAGCTTATTCGTCCTTTTAAATCAGAGACTGATAGATATGGAATGTATTCTGTAAGTGGTGAATTTGCTTATGATAGACCATTTTTATGGGGTTCAAAAAGAACAGGTCCTGATTTAGCACGTGTAGGAAATTATAGGACAGCTGATTGGCATGAAAATCATATGTGGGATCCAACTTCTGTAGTTCCAGCATCGGTAATGCCCGCTTACAAACACATGTTTAGCAATAACGCTGATATTAAAACTGCCTATGCTGAGGCATTGACTGTAAAGAAAGTGTTTAATGTTCCTTATGATGTTGAAGGACAAACCAAACTTGGCACTTGGGAGGAAGCTAGCGAGGAAGTAAAAGCTGAAGCACAAGCCATTGTTGATCAAATGAAAAATCAAGAAGTAAAAGATGCTTTTGCTAGAGGTGAAATTAAAGAAATTGTTGCTTTAATTGCTTATTTAAATAGCTTAAAGTAG
- a CDS encoding sulfite exporter TauE/SafE family protein, with protein sequence MSLDILTIISTALLSSFGHCYSMCGGFALAFNRSNSGAKNLFLLNLSYHSARILAYVCLGILFGIFGGLLAFTPLTKSLLMFVLGLFMIILAFSLFFRTKLLYALENNFIFDFYIKKIMKKYIKFKGFKAAFILGFLNGFVPCGLVYFFLASAMSRANVYEAVLIMLVFGVSTLPAMMLLSSLIEMINMTYKKIFNNLSYIIILLYGFYLCYLGFLYL encoded by the coding sequence ATGAGTTTGGATATTTTAACCATCATAAGCACAGCGTTATTATCAAGTTTTGGTCATTGTTATTCAATGTGCGGAGGCTTTGCTTTGGCTTTTAATCGTTCAAACTCAGGAGCAAAAAATTTATTTTTACTTAATCTCAGTTATCATAGTGCTAGAATTTTAGCCTATGTTTGCTTGGGAATTTTATTTGGAATTTTTGGGGGTTTATTGGCTTTTACTCCTTTGACAAAATCTTTATTAATGTTTGTTTTGGGCTTATTTATGATTATTTTGGCTTTTTCTTTATTTTTTAGAACAAAATTGCTTTACGCTTTGGAGAATAATTTTATATTTGATTTTTATATTAAAAAAATAATGAAAAAATACATTAAATTTAAGGGATTTAAGGCCGCGTTTATTTTGGGTTTTTTAAATGGTTTTGTGCCTTGTGGTCTAGTGTATTTTTTTCTGGCAAGTGCAATGAGCAGAGCCAATGTATATGAAGCAGTGCTAATTATGTTAGTATTTGGTGTTTCTACTTTACCCGCTATGATGCTTTTATCAAGTTTAATAGAAATGATTAATATGACTTATAAAAAAATATTTAATAATTTATCTTATATTATTATATTATTATATGGATTTTATCTTTGTTATTTAGGATTTTTATATTTATAA
- the ccoN gene encoding cytochrome-c oxidase, cbb3-type subunit I gives MHPGNALNYDYTVAKYFMFATILFGIIGMAIGTLIAFQLAYPDLNYLAGEYGTFSRLRPLHTSGVIFGFMLSGIWATWYYIGQRVLKVSMAESSFLMAIGKIHFWLYMITMILAVISLFIGVSTSKEYAELEWPLDILVVLVWILWGISIFGLIGIRREKTLYISLWYYIATFLGIAMLYLFNNMSVPTYFVSGMGNWWHSVSMYAGTNDALVQWWYGHNAVAFVFTVGIIAQIYYFLPKESGQPIFSYKLSLFAFWGLMFVYLWAGGHHLIYSTVPDWMQTMGSVFSIVLILPSWGSAINILLTMKGEWSQLRESPLIKFMILASTFYMFSTLEGPILSIKSVNALAHFTDWIPGHVHDGTLGWVGFMTMAALYHMTPRMFKRELYSKSLMEAQFWIQTTGIVLYFASMWIAGITQGMMWRATDEYGTLLYTFIDTVTAIVPYYWIRAIGGLLYLVGFFMFTYNIYKSIANGKVLDKEPQSASPMAA, from the coding sequence ATGCACCCAGGTAATGCATTAAACTACGACTATACGGTTGCTAAATACTTTATGTTTGCTACCATATTGTTTGGTATTATAGGTATGGCCATTGGCACGCTTATAGCCTTTCAACTTGCGTATCCAGATTTAAACTATTTAGCTGGTGAGTACGGAACTTTTTCAAGACTTAGACCGCTTCATACTTCAGGTGTGATTTTTGGTTTTATGCTTTCAGGAATTTGGGCTACTTGGTATTATATAGGCCAACGCGTTTTAAAAGTAAGCATGGCAGAGTCATCATTTTTGATGGCTATAGGAAAAATTCACTTTTGGCTCTATATGATCACAATGATTTTGGCTGTGATTTCTTTGTTTATAGGAGTTAGCACCTCAAAGGAGTATGCAGAGCTTGAATGGCCTTTAGATATACTTGTAGTTCTTGTATGGATTTTATGGGGTATAAGTATTTTTGGACTCATTGGAATTCGTCGTGAAAAAACTTTGTATATTTCGCTTTGGTATTATATAGCTACATTTTTAGGTATAGCCATGCTTTATCTTTTTAATAATATGTCTGTTCCGACTTATTTTGTAAGCGGTATGGGAAATTGGTGGCATAGTGTATCAATGTATGCAGGAACCAATGACGCTTTGGTGCAATGGTGGTATGGACATAATGCAGTTGCATTTGTATTCACCGTAGGTATTATTGCTCAAATTTATTATTTTCTTCCAAAAGAAAGTGGACAACCAATTTTTTCTTATAAACTTTCCTTATTTGCATTTTGGGGTTTAATGTTTGTTTATCTTTGGGCAGGTGGACACCATTTGATTTACTCGACTGTGCCTGATTGGATGCAAACAATGGGTTCTGTTTTTTCAATTGTGCTTATTTTGCCTTCTTGGGGTTCAGCTATTAATATTTTACTTACTATGAAAGGTGAGTGGAGTCAATTAAGAGAAAGTCCATTGATTAAATTTATGATTTTGGCATCAACTTTTTATATGTTCTCAACTCTTGAAGGACCAATTCTTTCTATTAAGTCTGTAAATGCTCTAGCTCACTTTACGGATTGGATTCCAGGGCATGTGCATGATGGAACTCTTGGTTGGGTTGGTTTTATGACTATGGCAGCGCTTTATCATATGACTCCTAGAATGTTTAAAAGAGAGCTTTATAGTAAATCATTAATGGAAGCACAATTTTGGATTCAAACTACAGGTATAGTGCTTTATTTTGCATCTATGTGGATTGCAGGAATCACTCAAGGTATGATGTGGAGAGCTACAGATGAATACGGAACTCTTCTTTATACTTTCATAGATACGGTTACGGCTATTGTTCCTTATTATTGGATTAGAGCAATTGGTGGCTTGTTATATCTTGTAGGCTTTTTTATGTTTACTTATAATATTTATAAATCAATTGCTAATGGAAAAGTACTTGACAAAGAACCACAAAGTGCTTCACCTATGGCAGCATAA
- a CDS encoding DUF507 family protein, which produces MRIKLPHVPYICNKIVLDMVNSSFIEIKDNIDNLNKSAREILEQDLAQERKLDEKAKELLQEQEEEMELMQVDRKNMFWLVKKKLAPDFGVILNSEDRYNNLAHKILENFVENDYINFNVSENRVKNLIFLSIESYLKIYEDLEDEVLEKILNYKKKLIPGSEEYELVFEKLYQEELRKKGML; this is translated from the coding sequence ATGCGTATCAAATTACCCCATGTGCCTTATATTTGCAATAAAATAGTTTTAGATATGGTAAATTCTTCTTTTATAGAAATCAAAGATAATATTGATAATTTAAACAAAAGTGCAAGAGAAATTTTAGAGCAGGATTTAGCGCAAGAAAGAAAGCTTGATGAGAAAGCCAAAGAACTTTTGCAAGAACAAGAAGAAGAAATGGAATTGATGCAAGTTGATAGAAAAAATATGTTTTGGCTTGTGAAGAAAAAACTTGCTCCAGATTTTGGTGTGATTTTAAATTCTGAAGATCGCTATAATAATTTAGCGCATAAAATTTTAGAGAATTTTGTAGAAAATGATTATATTAATTTCAATGTATCAGAAAATAGAGTAAAAAATCTTATTTTTTTAAGCATTGAAAGCTATCTTAAAATTTATGAAGATTTAGAAGATGAGGTATTGGAAAAAATTTTAAATTACAAGAAAAAGCTTATTCCAGGATCTGAGGAATACGAACTTGTATTCGAAAAACTTTATCAAGAAGAGCTTAGAAAAAAAGGTATGCTATGA
- a CDS encoding flagellar export protein FliJ translates to MKTKYETVLKVKKRQLDNAENNLNKARARQMEHEKAYVLAKQECEQFSLPKSGSIELLKSNLTIIDIARSVKNEALQKVELSKKEMVHYQHLYKKAHLDYEKMKYLQSEELKKIQIQLKKSEEKFIDELAVSRYFMEKIND, encoded by the coding sequence ATGAAAACAAAATATGAAACGGTATTAAAAGTTAAAAAACGACAATTGGATAATGCTGAAAATAATTTAAACAAAGCAAGAGCAAGGCAAATGGAACATGAGAAGGCTTATGTGCTTGCTAAACAAGAGTGTGAGCAATTTAGCTTGCCAAAATCTGGCAGTATTGAACTTTTAAAATCAAATTTAACAATTATTGATATTGCAAGAAGTGTTAAGAATGAGGCTTTGCAAAAGGTGGAATTGTCTAAAAAAGAAATGGTGCACTATCAACATCTTTATAAAAAGGCGCATTTAGATTATGAAAAAATGAAATATTTGCAAAGTGAAGAACTCAAAAAAATTCAAATTCAACTCAAAAAAAGTGAAGAAAAATTTATAGATGAATTGGCTGTTAGTAGGTATTTTATGGAGAAGATAAATGATTAA